Proteins from a genomic interval of Stenotrophomonas sp. WZN-1:
- the gnd gene encoding phosphogluconate dehydrogenase (NAD(+)-dependent, decarboxylating) → MDIAMIGLGRMGANMAQRLHRGGHRVVGYDPGEGARQRAAEAGLEVVDSLAAAVTALPVPRVVWLMVPAGETVDQTLGQLTPHLAEGDIVIDGGNSNYQDSIRRAKALAESDLGYVDCGTSGGVWGLQEGYSLMVGGEASVVEQIAPLLRTLAPAEDRGWGRVGPSGAGHFTKMVHNGIEYGMMQAYAEGFALMERKQEMELDLAQVAEVWRHGSVVRSWLLDLSTEALKRNPSLDGIAPYVEDSGEGRWTVAEAIALDVPAPVITLSLLERLRSRESNSFTDRLLSAMRNEFGGHAIKKS, encoded by the coding sequence ATGGATATTGCAATGATCGGCCTCGGCCGCATGGGCGCCAACATGGCCCAGCGCCTGCATCGCGGCGGCCACCGCGTGGTCGGCTACGACCCGGGCGAAGGCGCCCGCCAGCGCGCCGCCGAGGCCGGCCTGGAGGTGGTTGATTCGCTGGCCGCCGCCGTGACCGCGCTGCCGGTGCCGCGCGTGGTGTGGCTGATGGTGCCGGCCGGCGAAACCGTCGACCAGACGCTGGGCCAGCTGACCCCGCACCTGGCCGAGGGGGACATCGTCATCGACGGCGGCAACTCCAACTACCAGGACTCGATCCGCCGCGCCAAGGCGCTGGCCGAGAGCGATCTTGGCTACGTCGACTGCGGCACCAGCGGTGGCGTGTGGGGCCTGCAGGAAGGCTACAGCCTGATGGTCGGTGGCGAAGCATCGGTGGTGGAGCAGATCGCACCGCTGCTGCGCACGCTGGCTCCGGCCGAGGATCGTGGCTGGGGGCGTGTCGGCCCGTCCGGCGCCGGCCACTTCACCAAGATGGTCCACAACGGCATCGAGTACGGAATGATGCAGGCCTATGCCGAAGGCTTCGCGCTGATGGAGCGCAAGCAGGAGATGGAGCTGGACCTGGCCCAGGTGGCCGAGGTGTGGCGCCACGGCAGCGTGGTGCGTTCGTGGCTGCTGGACCTGAGCACCGAAGCACTCAAGCGCAATCCTTCGTTGGATGGCATCGCGCCGTACGTGGAGGATTCCGGCGAAGGCCGCTGGACTGTCGCCGAAGCCATCGCGCTCGATGTGCCGGCACCGGTGATCACGCTGTCGCTGCTGGAACGCTTGCGTTCGCGTGAATCCAATTCGTTCACTGATCGCCTGCTGTCGGCGATGCGCAACGAATTCGGCGGCCACGCCATCAAGAAGTCGTAA
- a CDS encoding oxidoreductase: MRPDLQLALIGYGLAGRVFHAPLIQHTPGLVLHSIVSSQRDALLRAFSDVHVRATPQEVFDDPAVDAVVIATPNEQHAPLAIAALAAGKHVLVDKPFALDVAEAETVLAAARDAGRIATVFQNRRFDAGFLTLQALLAEGTLGDVAECHAHFDRYRPQVRDRWREQDGPGSGLWYDLGPHLLDQMLVLFGWPEAIDADLAVQREGGSGIDYFHAVLHYPRHRAIVHAGSLVAAPTPHFAVHGRDGSWIKQGLDVQEAQLRRGVAPGAPGWGIDPRHGELLRCDAEDNVQRTTVDNLPGDYRRLYAQFAAAMHGDGEATVSPVQALQLMRLLQAGMDSAREGRRVQLR, from the coding sequence ATGCGCCCCGACCTGCAACTGGCCCTGATCGGCTACGGCCTCGCCGGCCGCGTCTTCCATGCGCCACTGATCCAGCACACGCCCGGGCTGGTGCTGCACAGCATCGTCAGTTCGCAACGCGACGCCTTGTTGCGCGCGTTCAGCGACGTACACGTGCGCGCCACGCCACAGGAGGTATTCGACGATCCAGCGGTGGATGCGGTGGTGATCGCCACACCGAACGAACAGCACGCGCCGCTGGCGATCGCCGCGCTGGCGGCGGGCAAGCACGTGCTGGTCGACAAGCCGTTCGCGCTGGATGTGGCCGAAGCGGAAACGGTGCTGGCTGCGGCGCGCGACGCCGGACGCATCGCCACCGTGTTCCAGAACCGGCGCTTCGATGCCGGCTTCCTCACGCTGCAGGCGCTGCTGGCCGAAGGCACGCTCGGTGACGTGGCCGAGTGCCACGCGCACTTCGACCGATACCGCCCGCAGGTGCGCGACCGCTGGCGCGAGCAGGACGGACCGGGTAGTGGCCTGTGGTACGACCTCGGCCCGCACCTGCTCGACCAGATGCTGGTGCTGTTCGGCTGGCCCGAGGCGATCGATGCCGATCTGGCCGTACAGCGCGAAGGCGGCAGCGGCATCGATTACTTCCACGCGGTGCTGCACTACCCGCGACACCGCGCGATCGTGCACGCTGGTTCACTGGTGGCGGCGCCCACGCCGCACTTCGCAGTGCATGGCCGCGATGGTAGCTGGATCAAGCAGGGACTGGATGTGCAGGAAGCGCAGCTGCGCAGGGGCGTGGCACCGGGCGCGCCGGGCTGGGGCATTGATCCGCGGCATGGCGAGCTGTTGCGCTGCGATGCCGAAGACAACGTGCAGCGCACGACGGTCGACAACCTGCCGGGCGACTACCGGCGGCTGTATGCGCAGTTTGCCGCCGCGATGCACGGCGACGGCGAAGCGACGGTCAGCCCGGTGCAGGCGCTGCAGCTGATGCGGTTGCTGCAGGCCGGCATGGACAGCGCGCGCGAAGGGCGGCGGGTGCAGTTGAGATGA